TCATCTATAGTTGTATAATAAATTTTACAGGTTTTTTCTGAAAAGTGGATCACTTTTTCGTTAGCACAGAGCCACTTTTTGGCTCACTTTTATATTAGCATATACATAACTGTTAACATAATCAGAATATTTTATAAAAATATATGGAGATAATTTTAATCTCCATAATATAAATAAAATACACAATTTTATAATAGAAGAAGGAACTTACATATAAGCAACAGCTTTTGGCAATTTCATAAACAAAACTTCAGCACTAATATTAGCATATTAGCAACTTTGCGTCATTAGTATTCATACAACCATATTTCATTTAACGCAAAAATAGAGTTTATAAAGTCAATTTTCATTCCTAGTTGTGCCTCGCTAAGCATGGATGAAAATCCTATGAATAAATAATCATGACAACATAAATAACTCTTTAAATATCTTTCAAATCCATATCAATATACACAACTTCTGAGTTTTTTTACATTTTCCTCATAATTTCTATCTCCATAAAACAGTCCCGCTGTTCCTGCTACAAATATACGGGCTCCAGCATCATAAAGCGGTGGTATAGTTTGTATGTCAATATGTCCATCCACTTCTATTTCAACATTGTTGAAACCTAAGCTATTAAGAAAATCTCTTGTTTTTTTTACTTTATTAACTGTAGAAGGTATAAAATCCTGACCGGCAAAACCTGGATTGACCGCCATTATCAGCACGATGTCTAAATAATCAACAATTGGTTCTAATAATAAATGGGATGTTCCAGGATTTAATGCTATTCCTACTTTTACATTATTATTTTTTATTTCTTGAAGAGTTCTATTTAAGTGGGTACATGCTTCAATGTGTACTGTTATTATGTCTGCACCTGCATCAACAAAATATTTTATATATCTTAATGGCTCTTTTACCATTAGATGTACGTCTAATGGTATATTTGTAATCCTCTTTATTGATTTTATTTCAGTACCACTCATTGCAAAGTTATCAACAAAGTTCCCATCCATTATGTCTATATGAAATAAGTCTACTCCGCTTTTTTCTAAATCTTTTATTTCATTATTTAAATTAAGAAAGTCACAGCACATCAAAGATGGAACTATTTTGATTTCTTTCATTTTCTATTCCTCTTCTCTATGTCAGATATCATTTTTATCCTATTTAAATGTCTACCACCTTCAAATTCTGTTGTAAGCCAAACATCTATGATCATTTTGGCTAGTTCAATACCTACTACTCTTGAACCTAATGCTAAAATGTTTGTATCGTTATGCTGTCTGGACAATTTTGCTGAATAGC
The nucleotide sequence above comes from Thermoanaerobacterium sp. PSU-2. Encoded proteins:
- the rpe gene encoding ribulose-phosphate 3-epimerase — its product is MKEIKIVPSLMCCDFLNLNNEIKDLEKSGVDLFHIDIMDGNFVDNFAMSGTEIKSIKRITNIPLDVHLMVKEPLRYIKYFVDAGADIITVHIEACTHLNRTLQEIKNNNVKVGIALNPGTSHLLLEPIVDYLDIVLIMAVNPGFAGQDFIPSTVNKVKKTRDFLNSLGFNNVEIEVDGHIDIQTIPPLYDAGARIFVAGTAGLFYGDRNYEENVKKLRSCVY